A single genomic interval of Sceloporus undulatus isolate JIND9_A2432 ecotype Alabama chromosome 2, SceUnd_v1.1, whole genome shotgun sequence harbors:
- the HEMK1 gene encoding MTRF1L release factor glutamine methyltransferase isoform X3, whose product MLPSCTMKVLNSSSYRKLLSFFSYCGHFGMIFTRSSALNPCHRLLRQYSCHKARLVTAADLASYWQDVFETNGITEARASSEYIVSHVLGAKTFQSLSAGSLSAPLSIRQQEQVEHLCVKRLERMPVQYVLGEWDFHDLTLKMKPPVFIPRPETEELVSLVVDEECRKRLLSAICKEPRLSPETSGLVILEIGCGSGAIALSLLKKLPHSKVIAVDKSEAAVNLTKENAESFLEIPTALGFGRHYNQ is encoded by the exons ATGTTACCTTCTTGTACCATGAAGGTTTTAAACAGTTCTTCGTATAGGAAGCTTCTGAGTTTCTTTTCTTACTGTGGACATTTTGGAATGATTTTTACCAGGAGTTCTGCCCTAAATCCCTGCCACAGACTGTTAAGACAATATTCCTGTCATAAAGCACGTCTGGTGACAGCTGCTGATCTGGCCAGCTACTGGCAAGATGTTTTTGAGACCAATGGGATCACTGAAGCACGAGCTTCTTCAGAATATATTGTTTCTCATGTCCTGGGAGCAAAAACA TTCCAGAGCTTAAGTGCTGGCAGCCTTTCTGCTCCTCTCTCCATCAGACAGCAGGAACAGGTTGAGCATCTTTGTGTAAAACGCCTAGAAAG GATGCCAGTGCAGTATGTTCTTGGGGAGTGGGATTTCCATGATTTGACACTCAAGATGAAACCTCCAGTCTTCATTCCTCGACCAGAGACTGAG GAATTGGTCTCCCTTGTTGTGGATGAAGAATGCAGGAAGAGATTGCTCTCTGCAATCTGCAAAGAGCCCAGGCTGTCCCCAGAAACCAGTGGCCTTGTGATCCTGGAGATTGGCTGTGGCTCAGGGGCAATTGCTCTCAGTCTTCTGAAAAAACTACCTCAT AGCAAGGTCATTGCTGTTGATAAATCAGAAGCTGCTGTGAATCTCACCAAGGAAAATGCAGAGAG
- the HEMK1 gene encoding MTRF1L release factor glutamine methyltransferase isoform X4, whose product MLPSCTMKVLNSSSYRKLLSFFSYCGHFGMIFTRSSALNPCHRLLRQYSCHKARLVTAADLASYWQDVFETNGITEARASSEYIVSHVLGAKTFQSLSAGSLSAPLSIRQQEQVEHLCVKRLERMPVQYVLGEWDFHDLTLKMKPPVFIPRPETEELVSLVVDEECRKRLLSAICKEPRLSPETSGLVILEIGCGSGAIALSLLKKLPHSKVIAVDKSEAAVNLTKENAERFPTAKGSGGCP is encoded by the exons ATGTTACCTTCTTGTACCATGAAGGTTTTAAACAGTTCTTCGTATAGGAAGCTTCTGAGTTTCTTTTCTTACTGTGGACATTTTGGAATGATTTTTACCAGGAGTTCTGCCCTAAATCCCTGCCACAGACTGTTAAGACAATATTCCTGTCATAAAGCACGTCTGGTGACAGCTGCTGATCTGGCCAGCTACTGGCAAGATGTTTTTGAGACCAATGGGATCACTGAAGCACGAGCTTCTTCAGAATATATTGTTTCTCATGTCCTGGGAGCAAAAACA TTCCAGAGCTTAAGTGCTGGCAGCCTTTCTGCTCCTCTCTCCATCAGACAGCAGGAACAGGTTGAGCATCTTTGTGTAAAACGCCTAGAAAG GATGCCAGTGCAGTATGTTCTTGGGGAGTGGGATTTCCATGATTTGACACTCAAGATGAAACCTCCAGTCTTCATTCCTCGACCAGAGACTGAG GAATTGGTCTCCCTTGTTGTGGATGAAGAATGCAGGAAGAGATTGCTCTCTGCAATCTGCAAAGAGCCCAGGCTGTCCCCAGAAACCAGTGGCCTTGTGATCCTGGAGATTGGCTGTGGCTCAGGGGCAATTGCTCTCAGTCTTCTGAAAAAACTACCTCAT AGCAAGGTCATTGCTGTTGATAAATCAGAAGCTGCTGTGAATCTCACCAAGGAAAATGCAGAGAG GTTTCCCACTGCAAAGGGCTCTGGAGGCTGCCCATGA